From one Paenibacillus terrae HPL-003 genomic stretch:
- a CDS encoding pentapeptide repeat-containing protein, which produces MEMKIEMPKIPSDLPVLTDEMYSLRSKDEFNTGSVEDMTMDSVEATRVSFEKMIFKNVTIMESSLPESEWTDVIFDKCDLSNINFSGSFIHRVEFRNCKLLGTDFSRSRLQNVRFLDCLGDYSMFRFANFKHVGFEDCSLISSDLYHLTLQKISFTRCNMDQAMLSGSKLKGVDLSDCEFDGLQVDIEDLDGCMISPHQASSFVGLLGLVIK; this is translated from the coding sequence ATGGAAATGAAGATAGAGATGCCAAAAATTCCTTCAGACTTACCTGTATTAACCGATGAAATGTATTCCTTACGATCCAAGGATGAGTTTAACACGGGGTCTGTAGAGGATATGACCATGGATAGTGTGGAAGCTACCAGGGTTTCGTTTGAGAAGATGATTTTCAAAAATGTGACTATTATGGAATCGTCATTGCCGGAAAGTGAATGGACAGATGTTATTTTCGATAAATGCGACCTGTCCAATATTAACTTTTCCGGTTCCTTTATTCACCGGGTAGAGTTCAGAAATTGCAAGCTGCTCGGAACAGACTTCTCCAGAAGCAGACTCCAAAATGTTCGTTTTCTGGATTGCTTAGGAGATTATTCGATGTTTCGCTTTGCTAATTTCAAACACGTTGGTTTTGAGGATTGTTCATTGATAAGCTCCGACCTTTATCATTTGACGCTGCAAAAAATTTCTTTTACCCGTTGCAATATGGATCAGGCAATGCTGTCGGGGTCCAAGCTCAAGGGGGTTGATCTGAGCGATTGTGAATTCGATGGACTACAGGTGGATATTGAAGACCTGGATGGGTGCATGATCTCACCGCATCAAGCTTCATCTTTTGTGGGGCTGTTAGGGCTAGTTATTAAATAA
- a CDS encoding pentapeptide repeat-containing protein — protein sequence MFQYQEQQYEGIDYSGKDLRDGELIRCTFERCTFANGSLEEIMTSECRFIECDFQGALLNGSIHTESAFINCNFIEANMFVSKFSNCKMTGSDFSKAKIDGITLVQGDWSYTNLRQARLEKQDLRGVRFYEADLSDTNLQKADLRDCDLTRAILAHAKLQGADLRGANMDGVDFKAFNVKGARMDRDQALSFLRSYGAKVD from the coding sequence ATGTTTCAGTATCAGGAGCAGCAATATGAGGGCATTGATTATAGCGGGAAAGATTTAAGGGATGGTGAACTTATTCGTTGCACCTTTGAACGTTGTACGTTTGCGAACGGTTCGTTGGAGGAAATCATGACCAGCGAATGTCGTTTTATCGAATGTGATTTTCAAGGTGCGCTGTTGAACGGTTCCATTCATACTGAATCGGCTTTTATAAATTGTAACTTTATTGAAGCCAACATGTTCGTCTCCAAATTCAGCAATTGTAAAATGACGGGGTCAGACTTTTCAAAAGCAAAGATAGACGGCATTACGCTCGTTCAGGGGGATTGGTCTTATACCAATTTGCGGCAGGCCCGGCTGGAAAAGCAGGATTTGAGAGGAGTGCGCTTTTATGAAGCAGATCTCTCGGATACCAATCTACAGAAGGCAGACCTCAGAGATTGTGACCTGACCAGAGCTATTTTAGCTCATGCCAAGCTACAGGGAGCCGATTTACGTGGTGCTAATATGGATGGAGTCGATTTTAAAGCATTTAATGTCAAAGGTGCACGGATGGATCGAGACCAAGCTCTATCCTTCTTGCGCTCATATGGTGCGAAGGTCGATTGA